AGGGATACAAGCTTGTTTTAGATAAAAACAGCCTTCTTTACGGAAAGCCTGAACTTGACGTTACTGATGACTTTCTGAAATTTTTTGATGAGAAATACAGCGTCATAAAATGATTATAGCCCTTTTAACAGACTTTGGGCTGGACGATGGTTTTATAGGTGCTGTTAAAGGGGTGATAAAAACAGTAAATCCTGATGTAGATATCATAGATATCTCACACGGTGTAACCCCTTTTGATATTCTTGAAGGGTCTATTATTCTTAAAGCTGTTTACAGTTATTTTCCTGAAGGAACGATTTTTATGTGTGTTATTGATCCGGGGGTTGGAACAGAAAGGAAACCTATTATAGTAAAAACAGAAAAATACATTTTTGTGGCACCTGATAACGGTCTTCTAACCCTTGCCCTTAAAAACCAGAAAATAAAAAGGATAATCCATATAACAAATCAGAAATATATGTTAAAAAGGGAGACAGAAACATTCCACGGGAGAGATATATTCGCTCCTGTTTCTGCATATCTGTCTAAAGGGGAAGCTCTGGAAAATTTCGGTGTTGAGATTGAGAGTTATAAAAAAATAGACTTTCCAGAAGTATATGTTGAAAACGGATACATGGTAGGTCAGATAATAAAGTTTGACAGGTTCGGAAACGGTATTACAAATCTGGAAGTCATTCCTGATTTTGAGGAAATTGTAATCAGAGATTTTAGTATTAAAAAAATATGCCGAACTTTTTTAGAAGGGGACAGAGATAAGCCCAATGTTATTAAAGGTAGTTTTGGTTTTTATGAAGTATTTCTCCCTGAGGGGAGTGCAAAAGATATTTTTAGGCTAAAAATTGGGGAAAAAGTAAAAATAAAATTAAAGAGGTGAGGGATGTTCATAATAAGATGCTCAAACTGTGGGTTTGAGATAACAGATGAGAAACAGGTAAGACTTTACGGCGGTGTTGATCTTGCTGTAAAGGTTGTTAGTATTCCAGGATCACCGGTAGAGAAAAGAAGACAGATATCAAACCTTTTTAATCAGTATAAAGTTCCCTGTCCAAAATGTAAAAAGACAGACATATGGACTTGGCTATAGGTTTTTCTTTATTTCTTCGTATGTTTCGGCAACAATCTGCTCTATGTCCTTTTTTTCCGGATAGATAGGTTTCAGGAACTTTATTTTTATCTTATGCGGATTAGGGAATTTTGATCCAATAGGGAAAGCCTCAAATGCCCCTTTTATAACAACCGGAACAACAGGTATATTAAGTTGTTTTGACAGAATTCCAAAAGCCTTTTTAAATGGAAGAAGATTTCCGTCTCTCGTCCTTGCCCCTTCAGGAAAGATTACTACAGATTTACCTTCCCTAAGGAGAGAAGCTGTTTTGAGAAGTGAACCTTTCAGATCCTTGTTTATGTTGACAGTAAGGACATGGAAAATTTTTCCTATTTTTTTTCGGATACCTTCAGGAAAGTATATCTCTTCTGCTAAAAAGTAAAGATCTTCAAGCTTTTTGTCTGGAACCGCTGATATTAAAAGAAATCCGTCAAGAAAGCTTTGATGGTTTGGAGCCATTATAAATGGAGGATCAGGTATGTTTTCCTGACCTTCCACTTCAAGAGAGAAGTAGATTTTGAGGATTGGTCTTATAACCTTTTTCAGTATTACAAGGGGTTTATTATTTTGTGATACATCAATGCTTGTCTGTTCTTTCAGTATTTCTGACCAGTTTATCTGAGCTTTTTCAATCTTTTTCTTTCTGTTTTTGATAACTTCTGAAAGTTTTTCAACTGTTGGATTTTTTGATATATCTTCTTCGGTGAGCTTTATGCCAAAAGAGTTTTCAATAAACGACAGGAGCTCAACCTTTTCAAGTGAATCAAGACCTAAATCTATTTCTATATGCTGGTAAGGATATATCTCTCTTTTTGTTACCGTTTTTAGGTAATCTTTCAATGTTCTGTATTCTTCATAATCTGGCTCTTTAACAATTTTTGGTTTTTCTGTTTCTTTCAAAAACTGATCAAGTAAAAATCTTCTTACCTTTCCAAGTCTTGTTTTTGGAAGTTCTTTTCTTACTATTATGATACCTGATATCCTTTTATAGTCAGGCAGTTCACGGTTAACCGGATCAATAACATTCCATTTTATTGTTTCCTGTATGTTTACAATTCCCTTTTCAGAAATCAGATCAAAATCCGGATATATGATAGCTGTTAGCCTTCCGTTTTCCAATATGACAGCAACCTCTTTCACAAGTTCCGATTTTTTTAATAATTTTTGTTCTATCTCTTCAGGGTTTATATTTTTTCCTGAGGGCAGAACGATGATATCTTTTTTTCTTCCTGTAATGTAGATATACCCTTCTTGGTCTATATGCCCTAAATCCCCTGTGTAGAACCAGCCGTTTCTTATTACCTTCGCTGTTTCTTCAGGCTTTTTCCAGTAACCTTTCATAATATTATTTCCTTTAACAACTATCTCACCATCTTCAATCTTTACAGACACACCTTCTATAGGTTTTCCTGCAGAGCCTAACTTTATTTTTTCTGGTGGGTTAAAGGAGACTATTGGAGAAGTTTCTGTCAATCCGTATCCTTCAATGATCGTAAAACCTAAAGCCCATAGATCCTTTGCTATATCAACATCAAGCTTAGCACCACCTGAAACAAAGTATTTTATGTTTCCACCGAAGGTTTGGTGAACCTTTCTAAAGATGGCTTTGCTTAATCTTCTGTTGTTTATTTTTTTTGCTATAAGGAAAAGGACTTTAGCCAGACG
This Persephonella sp. DNA region includes the following protein-coding sequences:
- a CDS encoding AMP-binding protein, yielding MIAVSDKSRLLYKDRVIKKDEIVENIHFFSSNLKINPEDRVCIYSYNRPEWIYSFFAVWEKGGIPVPIDFMSEPEEIKYIIQDCQPRFIFTEKERIETLKKAISLSEHKPDILIYEEIKKTKKEYKKPEKKLDDTAVILYTSGTTGKPKGVMLTYKNLLSNINGLKKTEIADSSDSTVAILPFHHSYPLMVSMLFPLHIGAGISFIEKLSAEEIIKTLQKDKITVLIGVPRLYQLFHRKIFQEINKNRLAKVLFLIAKKINNRRLSKAIFRKVHQTFGGNIKYFVSGGAKLDVDIAKDLWALGFTIIEGYGLTETSPIVSFNPPEKIKLGSAGKPIEGVSVKIEDGEIVVKGNNIMKGYWKKPEETAKVIRNGWFYTGDLGHIDQEGYIYITGRKKDIIVLPSGKNINPEEIEQKLLKKSELVKEVAVILENGRLTAIIYPDFDLISEKGIVNIQETIKWNVIDPVNRELPDYKRISGIIIVRKELPKTRLGKVRRFLLDQFLKETEKPKIVKEPDYEEYRTLKDYLKTVTKREIYPYQHIEIDLGLDSLEKVELLSFIENSFGIKLTEEDISKNPTVEKLSEVIKNRKKKIEKAQINWSEILKEQTSIDVSQNNKPLVILKKVIRPILKIYFSLEVEGQENIPDPPFIMAPNHQSFLDGFLLISAVPDKKLEDLYFLAEEIYFPEGIRKKIGKIFHVLTVNINKDLKGSLLKTASLLREGKSVVIFPEGARTRDGNLLPFKKAFGILSKQLNIPVVPVVIKGAFEAFPIGSKFPNPHKIKIKFLKPIYPEKKDIEQIVAETYEEIKKNL
- a CDS encoding SAM-dependent chlorinase/fluorinase, producing the protein MIIALLTDFGLDDGFIGAVKGVIKTVNPDVDIIDISHGVTPFDILEGSIILKAVYSYFPEGTIFMCVIDPGVGTERKPIIVKTEKYIFVAPDNGLLTLALKNQKIKRIIHITNQKYMLKRETETFHGRDIFAPVSAYLSKGEALENFGVEIESYKKIDFPEVYVENGYMVGQIIKFDRFGNGITNLEVIPDFEEIVIRDFSIKKICRTFLEGDRDKPNVIKGSFGFYEVFLPEGSAKDIFRLKIGEKVKIKLKR